GTTTTAGACGAATATCATTAGCAAAACGTTGAGTGAGCTTGGGTGCAGCTTCAAGTGGAGTCTGAATGGCGACGTCATAGACAGTGGCTTGTAAGATGGCTCGTACCCAATGTGATAGCATAATGATTCCTAAATAGGCAATAAATGGAGATAAAAATGAAATAGATTAGCCTATGCTGATTTTTGTCATCTTGCAAGACTCAATTGCAGTTTTCATGGTTGTTTTTATGACAAAGTATGAATGACTGGCAAATCCATATCAAAATTCATCAACTGACACAAGTTAAATTACAATCACTCCTGCGCTGACATCTTTTGTGGTCATCGGGTATAATGACCGCGCATTTTGATATTTTTCACGTTGCCAAGGATTTATAATGAGTGATCAGCAAACACAAAAGAAATCTGCTGCCAAAGCGGCTCTAGAGTATATCGAAGATGGAATGATATTAGGGGTAGGGACGGGCAGCACCGTGAACTGTTTGATTGAGTTGTTACCCACAATTAGGCTTGCAGGCGCTGTGGCTAGTTCGCAAGTGACCGAAGATAGGCTAAAAGCCCTTGGAATTGAAGTGGTGGATCTGAACTTTGCCGGAACATTAGACATATATATCGATGGCGCGGATGAAGTCAATGAGCAGCTACAATTGATCAAAGGGGGTGGCGGCGCGCTCACACGTGAAAAGATCGTTGCTGCCGCTTCCAAGAAGTTTATTTGTATGGTCGATGAAAGCAAACGTGTAGATATATTGGGCCGAAATTTTCCAGTGCCCATCGAGGTGCTACCGCAAGCGCGCTCATATGTTGCAAGGCAGTTGGCTGAAATGGGCGCAGAGCCAGTATACCGTGAAGGGTTTGTCACCGATTATGGTAACGTCATCTTAGATGTGTACGATTTGGATGTGAGTAATCCAATAGCTCTAGAAAAAGAGCTAAATAATATCGTTGGCGTGGTGTGTAACGGTATTTTTGCTGCAAATCAAGCAGATGTACTGTTAAAAGCGGGTAATAATGGGGTTGAACCGATAACACGTTAGAGTAATAATTATTAAACCATCCGCAGTTTTTGGGTTTGATATAGTCTTAAATCTCGAGCATATATAAAGGCAGACTACATAAGTAATCTGCCTTTTTGCTACTATTTTAAGATTGTTTTAGCTCAAGCTAAACGGTTATCGATCTGATAGTTTGATCTTATCCTTTAACAAAAATTCCATCAATGCCTTTTGTGCATGCAAGCGGTTTTCTGCCTCATCCCAGACGACAGAGCGCGGATCATCAAGCATGTCATGAGAAATCTCCTCACCGCGATGCGCAGGCAAGCAGTGCATAAAGACCACATCTGGATCTGCCTTGTCTAATAAAGACGGTGTAACTTGATAAGGGGCAAAACGACGCGCACGGGTATTTT
The sequence above is a segment of the Psychrobacter fulvigenes genome. Coding sequences within it:
- the rpiA gene encoding ribose-5-phosphate isomerase RpiA, with translation MSDQQTQKKSAAKAALEYIEDGMILGVGTGSTVNCLIELLPTIRLAGAVASSQVTEDRLKALGIEVVDLNFAGTLDIYIDGADEVNEQLQLIKGGGGALTREKIVAAASKKFICMVDESKRVDILGRNFPVPIEVLPQARSYVARQLAEMGAEPVYREGFVTDYGNVILDVYDLDVSNPIALEKELNNIVGVVCNGIFAANQADVLLKAGNNGVEPITR